A window from Erythrobacter sp. YJ-T3-07 encodes these proteins:
- the kdpC gene encoding potassium-transporting ATPase subunit KdpC has translation MNYVLPSLRLWLVTILVCVIGYAGLILAFAQTIAPYQANGSIVEVDGQAVGSELIAQDFSSPRYFWPRPSAAAYDGLGAAGSNLSPTSADLAARAVETVARYGATAENPVPADLVAASGGGLDPHISLDGALYQADRVAAARGLDPARVRDLIEQEAAAPGAIFAPERIVNVLQLNLALDRLEE, from the coding sequence ATGAACTATGTCCTTCCCTCGCTCCGCCTGTGGCTGGTGACGATCCTCGTCTGCGTTATCGGCTACGCGGGCCTGATTCTCGCCTTCGCCCAGACGATTGCCCCCTACCAGGCCAACGGTTCGATCGTCGAAGTGGACGGCCAGGCGGTGGGCAGCGAACTGATTGCGCAGGACTTCAGCAGCCCGCGCTATTTCTGGCCGCGCCCCTCGGCCGCCGCTTACGACGGCCTGGGCGCGGCAGGGAGCAACCTGTCGCCCACCAGCGCGGACCTCGCCGCTCGCGCCGTAGAGACGGTCGCCCGCTACGGCGCCACGGCCGAGAACCCGGTTCCGGCGGATCTGGTGGCGGCATCGGGCGGCGGGCTCGACCCGCACATCTCGCTCGATGGCGCTCTCTATCAGGCGGACCGGGTCGCCGCTGCGCGCGGGCTCGATCCGGCTCGGGTGCGCGACCTGATCGAGCAGGAGGCCGCCGCTCCGGGTGCCATCTTCGCACCCGAGCGTATCGTGAACGTGTTGCAACTCAATCTGGCGCTCGACCGGCTGGAAGAATAG